In Chloroflexota bacterium, one DNA window encodes the following:
- a CDS encoding histidine kinase: MRRIPLIYQILIGNSAIVCLGAIAGTAITRRLATTEGLTLTVVFSLIGVVLSVAVNYAVLRVALRPLTNLQIAAERVTDGDLSVRVPQPSAGDTQIAQLSQAFNAMLDQVEDDTRAIERSRALTERLTQQVINAQEEERRRIARELHDDTAQALATLVIYAETAAQNPQAQAVRERLIGLRDLAGTTLEGVRTIIADLRPSQLDDLGLAAAVRAQAAERLAHRGIRVDVQVRGEERRLPSAVETALYRMLQEAFSNIVKHAQASYVEVDIDLTNPQIVRARVEDNGVGFDPNTINPERDGRGVGMFGMYERVNLLGGTMAIDSAPSIGTELTITVPLEPATQASAA, encoded by the coding sequence ATGCGACGGATACCACTGATTTACCAGATTTTAATCGGCAATAGTGCAATAGTTTGTTTGGGCGCAATCGCTGGCACGGCGATCACACGCCGCTTAGCAACGACCGAAGGTTTGACCTTAACGGTTGTTTTTTCGTTGATCGGGGTTGTGCTGAGTGTTGCAGTCAATTATGCAGTTTTGCGCGTAGCTCTGCGCCCACTCACCAATCTACAAATTGCCGCCGAGCGCGTGACCGACGGCGATTTGAGTGTACGTGTGCCCCAGCCTAGTGCTGGCGATACCCAAATTGCCCAACTTTCGCAAGCTTTCAATGCGATGCTTGACCAAGTTGAGGATGACACTCGCGCCATCGAGCGTTCACGCGCCTTGACCGAGCGCCTAACCCAGCAAGTGATCAACGCTCAAGAAGAAGAACGGCGGCGGATCGCCCGTGAATTGCATGACGATACGGCCCAAGCCTTGGCAACCTTGGTAATTTATGCTGAAACTGCCGCGCAAAATCCCCAAGCCCAAGCAGTGCGCGAACGCCTGATTGGCTTGCGCGATTTGGCTGGCACGACCCTCGAAGGCGTGCGCACGATCATCGCCGATTTACGTCCATCGCAGCTTGATGACCTTGGTTTGGCCGCCGCTGTGCGTGCTCAAGCTGCCGAACGTTTAGCCCATCGCGGAATTCGGGTTGATGTGCAAGTTCGTGGCGAGGAGCGTCGCCTACCATCAGCCGTCGAAACCGCGCTCTATCGGATGCTGCAAGAAGCATTTAGCAATATTGTGAAACATGCCCAAGCCTCGTATGTTGAGGTCGATATCGACCTGACGAATCCCCAAATTGTACGAGCTCGGGTTGAAGATAATGGCGTTGGCTTTGACCCCAATACAATTAACCCTGAACGTGATGGCCGTGGAGTTGGCATGTTTGGGATGTATGAGCGGGTCAACCTTCTCGGTGGAACGATGGCGATCGATAGTGCCCCCAGCATTGGCACTGAACTAACGATCACAGTTCCCTTGGAGCCAGCTACCCAAGCCAGCGCCGCCTAA
- a CDS encoding response regulator transcription factor, with protein MAIAEITILLADDHAVMRDGVRMVLEAQPDFRVIGTANDGTEAVDLADALHPDLAVLDIAMPGMNGLAAAREIRSRSPETKVIFLSMHEGEEYLKEALRAGATGYVLKRAAATELVSAIRAVQRGDSYLDPALIAKLNQLGDSDTVKLADLTDRELEVLKLVAEGLTNRQIAAQLVISVKTVQSHRTNIMEKLDLHDRTDLVKYAIRRGMIEP; from the coding sequence ATGGCAATTGCCGAAATAACAATTTTATTGGCCGATGACCACGCCGTGATGCGTGATGGTGTGCGCATGGTTTTGGAAGCTCAGCCCGATTTTCGGGTGATTGGCACTGCCAACGATGGAACAGAGGCGGTTGATCTGGCTGATGCGCTGCATCCCGATTTAGCAGTGTTGGATATTGCCATGCCTGGCATGAATGGCTTGGCCGCCGCTCGCGAGATTCGCAGCCGCTCGCCCGAAACCAAAGTGATTTTTTTGAGCATGCACGAAGGCGAGGAATATCTCAAGGAAGCTTTGCGGGCAGGTGCGACGGGCTATGTGCTCAAACGGGCCGCTGCGACTGAGTTAGTTTCAGCGATTCGGGCGGTGCAACGTGGTGATTCATACCTCGACCCCGCTTTGATTGCCAAACTCAACCAATTGGGCGATAGCGATACCGTGAAGCTGGCCGATTTAACTGATCGCGAATTAGAGGTTTTGAAATTGGTCGCCGAAGGCTTGACCAATCGTCAAATTGCCGCCCAATTGGTAATCAGCGTAAAAACTGTGCAAAGCCATCGCACCAATATTATGGAAAAGCTTGATTTGCATGATCGCACCGATCTGGTTAAGTATGCGATTCGCCGTGGCATGATCGAGCCATAA
- a CDS encoding MHS family MFS transporter, producing MSNTPMPSQHSTVVSQSTIWKVIIASALGTMIEWYDFYIFGSLAAVIATNFYQSGNETAALLETFATFGAGFAARPFGALVFGRIGDIVGRKYAFLVTLLIMGGATTVIGILPTYASIGILAPIILVIIRIIQGLALGGEYGGAAVYVAEHVPDNKRGFYTSFIQITATLGLFVSLLVILIVRTSMSKAAFDSWGWRIPFLLSIVLVGVSVYIRSKMSESPLFTKLKHAGKTSKAPLKDSFGNRRNWKVILTVLFGAAAGQAVIWYTAQFYVNSWLKTQAKVPANTVDTIVAIALFLGMPFFVVMGALSDKWGRKTVMMAGNLIGAIAIYPAFMALKAAAGPITPAVLDEAGKVITPAVASNPNTVLLTLIIFGLVLCVCMVYGPIAAFLVESFPAKIRYTSVSLPYHVGNGYFGGWLPFIATAVVSSTGNIYAGLWFPIAIALLTFVVGMVLLKETKDNSLHEEASDNPMAAEMDLIAQS from the coding sequence ATGTCAAACACACCCATGCCATCACAGCATTCCACTGTTGTCTCGCAATCCACAATTTGGAAGGTCATCATTGCATCGGCTTTGGGTACCATGATTGAATGGTACGATTTCTACATTTTTGGCAGTCTTGCTGCGGTCATTGCGACAAATTTCTATCAGTCGGGCAACGAAACGGCGGCCTTACTGGAAACCTTTGCCACCTTTGGAGCGGGCTTTGCGGCGCGACCGTTCGGGGCACTGGTGTTTGGGCGCATTGGCGATATTGTCGGGCGCAAATATGCCTTTTTGGTCACGTTGCTGATCATGGGCGGCGCAACCACGGTCATTGGGATTTTGCCCACCTATGCCTCAATTGGCATCCTCGCCCCGATAATTTTGGTGATTATTCGGATCATCCAAGGCTTGGCGCTTGGTGGTGAATATGGCGGTGCGGCGGTCTATGTCGCCGAACATGTTCCCGATAACAAGCGCGGCTTTTACACTAGTTTTATTCAAATTACTGCGACGCTTGGCTTATTTGTCTCGTTGTTGGTAATTTTGATTGTGCGCACCTCGATGAGCAAGGCAGCCTTTGATAGCTGGGGCTGGCGAATTCCCTTCTTGCTTTCAATCGTCTTGGTGGGCGTTTCCGTTTACATTCGCTCGAAGATGAGTGAATCGCCGTTGTTTACCAAACTCAAACATGCAGGCAAAACCTCGAAAGCTCCGCTCAAAGATAGCTTTGGCAATCGGCGTAATTGGAAGGTGATTTTGACGGTGCTGTTTGGAGCCGCTGCGGGTCAAGCAGTTATCTGGTATACCGCTCAATTTTACGTAAACTCGTGGCTCAAAACTCAAGCCAAAGTGCCAGCTAACACCGTTGATACAATCGTGGCGATTGCTTTGTTCTTAGGGATGCCGTTTTTCGTCGTCATGGGAGCGCTTTCAGATAAATGGGGACGCAAAACGGTGATGATGGCAGGCAACTTAATTGGGGCAATTGCGATCTATCCGGCCTTTATGGCCCTGAAAGCAGCGGCTGGCCCAATTACTCCAGCGGTTCTTGATGAAGCTGGAAAGGTTATCACGCCTGCGGTTGCCAGCAATCCTAACACCGTTTTACTCACCTTGATCATCTTTGGGTTGGTGTTATGTGTTTGTATGGTGTATGGCCCGATTGCCGCCTTTTTGGTGGAATCGTTTCCTGCCAAAATTCGCTATACCTCGGTTTCACTGCCCTATCACGTTGGCAACGGCTACTTTGGCGGTTGGTTGCCCTTTATCGCCACAGCGGTGGTCAGTAGTACCGGCAATATCTATGCTGGCCTGTGGTTTCCGATTGCCATCGCTTTATTGACCTTCGTCGTTGGTATGGTCTTGCTCAAAGAAACCAAGGATAATTCGCTGCATGAAGAGGCCAGCGATAACCCAATGGCTGCCGAAATGGATTTAATTGCTCAATCGTAA